The stretch of DNA TTCAAGGAAGTGTGGCTGCTGGTGAAGTTCGTTGCCAGCTTGATCCTGAAAGTGAATCGGTCGTCGGCATTGATGTTGGTGTTTGGGATCAGGAAGCACCTTCCTTCGATCCACCGCTTTACGAAGGGCCGCCGGTGGTGGCCGCAGAGATTCTTTCACCCAGCGATACTGTTCAGGGAGTTTCCACGAAGACTGAGTTGTATTTGAAATCAGGAGTGGGGCAGGTATGGATTCTGGACCCTGTCTGGAAGACGGTCACGGTGTTCCGCAAAGGGCAAAAGCCTATTCTGCTGGGAGATGATGACCTGCTCAGCGGAGAGGGCGAGCTCCCTGGTTTTTCTGTGCCGGTCTCTCGGTTTTTTGGCAAGCTCAAGGACGT from Planctopirus ephydatiae encodes:
- a CDS encoding Uma2 family endonuclease — translated: MSIAPMPPVTLNEFLRNEAEAGEGVRLELIHGEIRETDTTTRSAWHSFFLAQLVARLVLWQDSKLDFQGSVAAGEVRCQLDPESESVVGIDVGVWDQEAPSFDPPLYEGPPVVAAEILSPSDTVQGVSTKTELYLKSGVGQVWILDPVWKTVTVFRKGQKPILLGDDDLLSGEGELPGFSVPVSRFFGKLKDVASPSEVH